One window of the Granulicella arctica genome contains the following:
- a CDS encoding nucleotide exchange factor GrpE has product MQDETLEQGLQEPEIVSGQDVAVEAGPSELDQVRGERDQLQDRLARLQAEFDNARKREIKERSDARDYTVTNTVEPFLGVMDNFQLALKADGTAEQLRGGVELILKQMEDALKGLNVQAVESVGTQFDPRIHEALGNIETAEFPDHQVLEEIRRGYKIREKLLRPALVRIASNPGQVSE; this is encoded by the coding sequence ATGCAGGACGAGACGTTAGAGCAGGGATTGCAGGAGCCCGAGATTGTAAGCGGGCAGGATGTTGCGGTGGAGGCTGGGCCTTCCGAGCTGGACCAGGTGCGGGGCGAGCGGGACCAGTTGCAGGATCGACTGGCGCGGCTGCAGGCCGAGTTCGATAATGCGCGTAAGCGTGAGATCAAGGAGCGGTCTGATGCTCGCGACTACACCGTGACGAACACGGTCGAGCCGTTTCTTGGCGTGATGGATAACTTCCAGCTTGCGCTGAAGGCGGATGGAACGGCGGAGCAACTGCGCGGTGGAGTCGAGCTGATCCTGAAGCAGATGGAAGATGCGCTGAAGGGCTTGAATGTGCAGGCCGTGGAGTCAGTGGGAACGCAGTTCGATCCTCGCATCCACGAGGCACTGGGGAACATCGAAACTGCTGAGTTCCCCGATCACCAGGTGCTGGAGGAGATTCGTCGCGGATACAAGATTCGCGAGAAGCTGCTGCGACCTGCATTGGTGCGGATCGCTTCGAACCCGGGACAGGTATCTGAGTAG